Proteins encoded in a region of the Paramagnetospirillum magneticum AMB-1 genome:
- the nrdR gene encoding transcriptional regulator NrdR, protein MRCPFCGHDDTQVKDSRPTEDNSAIRRRRSCPECGSRFTTFERVQIRDLVVIKKDGGRSPFDRDKVLKSLRIALRKRPVDDEQIERIVNGIHRRLESMGENEVPSKFIGELVMEVLMDLDKVAYVRYASVYRNFREAKDFEDFLGKMVVPRLD, encoded by the coding sequence ATGCGGTGTCCGTTTTGCGGTCACGACGATACCCAGGTGAAGGACTCGCGGCCGACCGAGGATAACTCGGCCATCCGGCGGCGGCGGTCCTGCCCGGAATGCGGTTCGCGCTTCACCACTTTCGAGCGGGTGCAGATCCGCGATCTGGTGGTGATCAAGAAGGACGGCGGACGCTCGCCCTTCGATCGCGACAAGGTCCTGAAATCCCTGCGAATCGCCTTACGCAAGCGTCCGGTGGATGACGAGCAGATCGAGCGCATCGTCAATGGCATCCATCGCCGCCTGGAAAGCATGGGCGAGAACGAGGTTCCCTCCAAGTTCATCGGCGAATTGGTGATGGAGGTGCTGATGGACCTCGACAAGGTCGCCTATGTCCGTTACGCCTCGGTGTACCGCAATTTCCGCGAAGCCAAGGACTTCGAGGATTTTCTGGGGAAGATGGTTGTCCCACGCCTCGACTGA
- the ribD gene encoding bifunctional diaminohydroxyphosphoribosylaminopyrimidine deaminase/5-amino-6-(5-phosphoribosylamino)uracil reductase RibD: MRAALALARRGLGTVWPNPAVGCVIVKDGRVVGRGWTQPGGRPHAETEALAMAGSAALGATVYVTLEPCAHHGKTAPCADALVAAGVSRVVVAVQDPDSRVAGKGVDRLRVAGIPVTEGVLHAEAAELNAGFFLRINTGRPLVTLKLATTLDGRIATHTGESRWITGDQARSAAHLLRAETDAIMVGSGTALHDDPDLTCRLPGLVERSPVRVVVDGRLRLPLTSRLVATANDVPTWLLTLEDCDVNRREAYEDAGVDVVEVSPGADGAIDLELALQALGESGVTRVLVEGGAHLSAALLRAGLVDRMVWFRAPRLMGGDGLPAAVSFGIDHLAQTPHFERVEIRPVGDDVMETYIRL, from the coding sequence ATGCGGGCAGCCCTGGCGCTCGCCCGCCGTGGCCTGGGCACCGTGTGGCCCAATCCGGCGGTGGGCTGCGTCATCGTCAAGGACGGACGGGTGGTGGGACGCGGCTGGACCCAGCCGGGCGGCCGCCCCCACGCCGAGACCGAGGCCCTGGCCATGGCCGGAAGCGCCGCCCTGGGCGCCACCGTCTATGTGACCCTGGAGCCCTGCGCCCATCACGGCAAGACGGCGCCCTGCGCCGACGCCCTGGTCGCCGCCGGGGTGTCCCGCGTGGTGGTGGCGGTCCAGGACCCGGATTCCCGGGTGGCCGGCAAGGGTGTCGACCGCCTGCGGGTGGCGGGCATTCCGGTGACCGAGGGCGTGCTGCATGCCGAGGCCGCCGAACTGAATGCCGGCTTCTTCCTGCGCATCAATACCGGACGGCCCCTGGTCACCCTGAAGCTGGCGACCACCCTGGATGGCCGTATCGCCACCCATACCGGCGAAAGCCGCTGGATCACCGGCGATCAGGCCCGGTCGGCGGCCCATCTGCTGCGTGCCGAGACCGACGCCATCATGGTGGGCAGCGGCACGGCCCTGCACGACGATCCCGACCTGACCTGCCGCCTGCCGGGGCTGGTGGAGCGGTCTCCGGTCCGCGTGGTGGTGGACGGGCGCCTGCGCCTGCCCCTGACCAGCCGGCTGGTCGCCACCGCCAATGATGTTCCCACCTGGCTGCTGACCCTGGAGGATTGCGACGTCAACCGCCGCGAAGCCTACGAGGACGCCGGCGTGGACGTGGTCGAGGTCTCTCCCGGTGCCGATGGCGCCATCGATCTGGAACTGGCGCTGCAGGCGCTGGGCGAAAGCGGTGTGACGCGGGTTCTGGTGGAGGGCGGGGCCCATCTGTCCGCCGCCTTGCTGCGGGCCGGTCTGGTGGACCGCATGGTGTGGTTCCGCGCCCCCCGCCTGATGGGCGGCGATGGCTTGCCGGCGGCCGTGTCGTTCGGCATCGACCACCTGGCCCAGACTCCCCATTTCGAGCGCGTCGAGATTCGCCCGGTAGGCGACGACGTGATGGAAACCTATATCCGTCTATAG
- the ribB gene encoding 3,4-dihydroxy-2-butanone-4-phosphate synthase yields the protein MLRGCCKRTDALVSEYHDYLSSIEDIIEEARQGRMFILVDDEDRENEGDLVIPAEMANADAINFMARFGRGLICLSLTRGRCEHLGLKPMSSDNGTRMETAFTVSIEAREGVTTGISAADRATTIKAAIDVDKNRYDIVSPGHVFPLMAREGGVLVRAGHTEAAVDISRLAGLNPSGVICEIMNDDGTMARMPDLVTFAQHHGLKIATIADLIAYRRRNDKIVAREVETPFHSKWGGDWKMMVYTNTVAYAEHIALVKGDLGAEGPVMVRVHAVNVLDDVLGDQGSGKAGELHSAMEMIAAHGSGVVVLIREPRPTSLSDTVRAHLERRPAAPALRDYGVGAQILLDLGVHEMILLSNTKRSIIGLDGYGMKVVEQRPIPVG from the coding sequence ATGTTGCGCGGCTGTTGCAAAAGGACTGACGCCTTGGTTTCCGAATATCACGACTATCTGTCGTCCATCGAGGACATCATCGAGGAGGCCCGCCAGGGCCGCATGTTCATCCTGGTGGACGACGAGGACCGCGAAAACGAAGGCGATCTGGTGATTCCCGCCGAGATGGCCAACGCCGACGCCATCAATTTCATGGCCCGGTTCGGCCGGGGGCTGATCTGCCTGTCGCTGACCCGGGGCCGCTGCGAGCATCTGGGCCTCAAGCCCATGAGCAGCGACAACGGTACCCGCATGGAAACCGCCTTCACCGTCTCCATCGAAGCGCGGGAAGGCGTCACCACGGGCATTTCCGCCGCCGATCGCGCCACCACCATCAAGGCGGCCATCGACGTCGACAAGAACCGCTACGATATCGTCAGCCCCGGGCACGTCTTCCCGCTGATGGCCCGCGAGGGCGGCGTCCTGGTGCGGGCCGGGCATACCGAGGCGGCGGTGGATATTTCCCGTCTGGCCGGGCTCAACCCCTCGGGCGTGATCTGCGAGATCATGAATGACGACGGCACCATGGCCCGCATGCCCGATCTGGTGACGTTCGCCCAGCATCACGGCCTGAAGATCGCCACCATCGCCGACCTGATCGCCTATCGCCGCCGCAACGACAAAATCGTGGCGCGCGAGGTGGAGACGCCCTTCCACTCCAAGTGGGGCGGCGACTGGAAGATGATGGTCTACACCAATACCGTGGCTTATGCCGAGCACATCGCCCTGGTCAAGGGCGACCTCGGCGCCGAAGGGCCGGTGATGGTCCGCGTCCACGCGGTCAACGTGCTCGACGACGTGCTGGGCGACCAGGGCTCGGGCAAGGCCGGCGAGCTTCATTCCGCCATGGAAATGATCGCCGCCCACGGATCGGGTGTCGTGGTCCTGATCCGCGAGCCGCGTCCCACCAGCCTGTCCGACACGGTTCGCGCCCATCTGGAGCGCCGCCCGGCGGCTCCGGCGCTGCGCGATTACGGTGTCGGCGCCCAGATCCTGCTGGATCTCGGCGTCCACGAAATGATTTTGCTGTCCAACACCAAGCGCTCCATCATCGGCCTCGACGGCTATGGCATGAAGGTGGTGGAGCAGCGGCCGATTCCGGTCGGCTGA
- the ribH gene encoding 6,7-dimethyl-8-ribityllumazine synthase encodes MAKVLIIEARFYDHIADGLLAGARAEFDKAGVAHDLLVVPGIFELPAALKLVLTAAEQGNDKARYDGFVTLGCAIRGESDHYHHVGTECMRGIADLSMAYDLALGNGVLTVHNEAQALARSDPARKNLGGQAARACLRMMAVKRELGLSS; translated from the coding sequence ATGGCGAAGGTTCTCATTATCGAGGCCCGCTTCTACGATCACATCGCCGACGGGCTGCTGGCCGGGGCGCGTGCCGAATTCGACAAGGCCGGCGTCGCCCACGACCTGCTGGTGGTGCCGGGCATCTTCGAACTGCCCGCCGCGCTGAAGCTGGTGCTGACCGCCGCCGAGCAGGGTAACGACAAGGCCCGCTACGACGGCTTCGTCACCCTGGGCTGCGCCATCCGGGGCGAATCCGACCACTACCACCACGTGGGCACCGAGTGCATGCGCGGCATCGCCGACCTGTCCATGGCCTATGATCTGGCCTTGGGCAACGGGGTGCTGACCGTGCACAACGAGGCCCAGGCCCTGGCGCGCTCCGATCCGGCGCGCAAGAATCTGGGCGGCCAGGCGGCGCGGGCCTGCCTGCGCATGATGGCGGTCAAGCGCGAACTGGGGTTGTCGTCATGA
- the nusB gene encoding transcription antitermination factor NusB — protein MSTVNPSVAKRSAARLAAVQVLYQMEMTGADTERALQDAKDRRAAEPKGRMADPDNSLLNQVVRGVSAQLEDIDGHVGRALSGDWTVERLEAVLRAIVRAGAWELSARPQTPARVCISEWVDVAHAFYSGPEPGLVNGVLDHLAQTLRGGEMGKGA, from the coding sequence ATGAGCACCGTCAATCCCTCCGTCGCCAAGCGCAGCGCGGCGCGCCTTGCCGCCGTCCAGGTCCTCTACCAGATGGAGATGACCGGGGCCGATACCGAGCGCGCGCTGCAGGACGCCAAGGACCGCCGGGCCGCCGAGCCCAAGGGCCGCATGGCCGATCCCGACAACTCGCTGCTCAATCAGGTGGTGCGCGGCGTTTCCGCCCAGTTGGAGGACATCGACGGCCATGTGGGCCGGGCGCTGTCCGGGGACTGGACCGTGGAGCGGCTGGAAGCGGTGCTGCGTGCCATCGTCCGCGCCGGCGCCTGGGAATTGTCGGCCCGGCCGCAGACTCCGGCCCGGGTGTGCATCTCCGAATGGGTCGACGTGGCCCATGCCTTCTATTCCGGCCCCGAACCGGGGTTGGTCAATGGCGTGCTCGACCATCTGGCCCAGACCCTGAGGGGCGGGGAGATGGGCAAGGGCGCCTAG
- a CDS encoding thiamine-phosphate kinase, translating into MKAIRHQLPGLSAVHQEFLTGRYRLPQPRVGLGPRLVGLAHGAMDVSDGLVQDLGHLCRASGLAARIEAAQVPLSPAAAAALGRDQSLLASVLAGGDDYEVLFTAAPGASPDVDRMAAELGLALTAIGSLGEGEPGTVAVIGPDGENVPVGQGGWRHFGGMQQGE; encoded by the coding sequence CTGAAGGCCATTCGTCACCAGTTGCCGGGACTGTCCGCTGTCCACCAAGAGTTTCTCACCGGGCGTTACCGCCTGCCGCAGCCCCGGGTGGGCCTCGGGCCTCGGCTGGTGGGATTGGCCCATGGCGCCATGGACGTCTCGGACGGCCTGGTTCAGGACCTGGGGCACCTGTGCCGGGCTTCCGGATTGGCGGCCAGGATCGAAGCGGCGCAAGTGCCGCTATCGCCGGCCGCCGCGGCCGCCTTGGGCCGGGACCAGTCCCTGCTTGCCTCGGTGCTGGCGGGGGGCGATGATTACGAGGTGCTGTTCACCGCAGCCCCCGGGGCGAGCCCGGACGTCGACCGCATGGCGGCGGAACTGGGGCTGGCACTCACGGCCATCGGCTCGCTGGGCGAAGGAGAGCCGGGAACGGTGGCGGTCATTGGGCCAGACGGTGAGAATGTTCCGGTCGGGCAGGGGGGCTGGCGCCATTTCGGCGGCATGCAACAGGGGGAATAA
- a CDS encoding flagellar basal body-associated protein FliL, whose amino-acid sequence MVRLIFMVVALLMLIGAVIGGLYFWGIDPLAKLGITAPMMNKEPAAPPPPPPPSYVDFGLLIVPVIQDREVKKQAEMIVRLEVDPKNKEIVAKNLPRLQNAYLAEMITYLGNTVKEGQPLDIPAIRRRLTISAEKTLGGVYVKDVAIENPNLK is encoded by the coding sequence TTGGTCCGTTTGATTTTCATGGTGGTGGCGTTGCTGATGCTGATCGGCGCGGTCATCGGTGGCCTGTATTTCTGGGGCATCGATCCGCTGGCCAAGCTGGGCATCACCGCGCCCATGATGAACAAGGAACCGGCGGCTCCGCCGCCGCCGCCGCCGCCCAGCTATGTGGATTTCGGCCTGCTGATCGTGCCGGTCATCCAGGATCGTGAAGTCAAGAAGCAAGCGGAAATGATCGTCCGGCTGGAAGTCGATCCCAAGAACAAGGAGATCGTCGCCAAGAACCTGCCGCGCCTGCAGAACGCCTATCTTGCCGAGATGATCACCTATCTGGGCAATACGGTAAAGGAAGGGCAGCCGCTGGATATTCCCGCCATCCGCCGGCGCCTGACTATCAGCGCCGAAAAGACGCTGGGAGGGGTCTACGTCAAGGACGTGGCCATCGAGAATCCCAATCTGAAATAG